In Montipora capricornis isolate CH-2021 chromosome 4, ASM3666992v2, whole genome shotgun sequence, a single genomic region encodes these proteins:
- the LOC138046298 gene encoding uncharacterized protein: protein MTAVENNLETKLTQLHIYVKKTDLVIEGQNSEAIERHLQTLRTISDTVNHLRLEVEAKKIESEVDSDALQTWNDDVDSKLQAADVEIGKVRKWVRDREKEAEINAKKEQLQFEEEIQKMKLQLKADQLSHSKSHTEEAGQGSFSCGVQAKLPKLVITKFNGSHMDWPRFWGQFSENIDKTSVAPITKFTYLRELVTPQVSRTIEALPFTAEGYNRAKSILKEKFGKDSEIIKAYTKEIFELPIVTGTNPKAISDFSEKLTYCVQALQTLNKLEQVNGATLMTLDKLPGIRGDLVRTDPEWEKWDFVKLSEAVRLWTRRNPIDTKSHERDLGERRNQKWDRSRKLYQARGQDFKRRECVYCGDVSHKPSNCQKITKIEERRATLAQKNLCFNCTAPNHRAAECFSKATCQHCKKRHHTSICDGNLTPKDGTKDKNTLMTASGSNEGILPIIPIKVDGIRCRALIDTGAGSSYPSGKLIDLLKKKPCQTKTRRVDMLISSQVTKLEVYDTLVESLDGDFSMSVKLTKVHKGELLTVDNPHYQQLIDNYSHLRGITIDDLDPKEELPVHVVLGSGEYARIKTETKPHIGKDGEPIAEKTKLGWFIMSPGQEFDCNRMMLTQTSQTDYEELCRMDVLGLADSSEHDQLAVYREFKEQLVRNQEGWYETGLPWRGNHPPLPSNEQGSLRRLTGLSKKLERHGLTAEYDQIIREQKQQRIIEDCPLEPTGTEFYIPHKPVIREEATSTKLRVVYDASARAHACAPSLNECLYSGPPLQNKLWDVLVRQQFHPVAIFGDIQKAFLQIRIKENERDALRFHWRMNEHSNLETYRFTRALFGLTCSPFLLGGFIEQHLQSWESELPEVVAALRKSLYVDDLLNGGQTVEEARKRKSTAIEIFDDAKFVLHKWNSNVAELEETHDRENGDGELSFAKQQLGAQMSESKVLGLPWNKQLDTLTVTFPLDKIPSTKREVLKKLAKVYDPLGLTSPLKLQGKLIYRDICNQKLPWDAQLTTNLTERVKKWEQTLPTGVTVPRPVMNYREPVLSLELHAFRDASTQGVGAAVYTVVQQSSGTTQRLVAARARLAKQGLTVPRLELVSAHMATNLVVNLLNALNDLPSQRVYAWLDSTVALHWIRGSGEYKQFVSNRVEKIRQRPEIEWRHVPTRDNPADLASRGGGITSLWLNGPEWLSNKENWPPNPVTSASVATEEEAKVIREVLKTSLTKESADVMDQLLEMHDLRRALRVNTWVARFIHNCRGRQKLSGPLSKSEIDNVKRRWILLVQQRDKLQPHFEQTQKALNLQTNASGLLVCHGRIQENTQFTCR, encoded by the coding sequence ATGACAGCTGTAGAGAACAATCTGGAGACCAAACTTACACAGTTGCACATTTACGTGAAGAAAACTGACCTTGTCATTGAGGGCCAAAACTCAGAGGCTATTGAGCGACACTTACAAACTTTAAGGACAATCTCGGACACTGTGAATCATTTGAGACTCGAGGTCGAAGCGAAGAAAATTGAATCAGAAGTAGACAGCGATGCACTTCAAACTTGGAACGACGACGTGGATTCTAAACTACAAGCAGCAGACGTCGAAATTGGAAAAGTACGCAAATGGGTACGCGATCGCGAAAAAGAAGCAGAGATTAACGCGAAGAAAGAACAACTGCAATTCGAGGAAGAAATCCAAAAGATGAAGTTGCAACTAAAAGCGGACCAACTATCTCACTCGAAAAGCCACACCGAAGAAGCCGGTCAAGGTTCGTTTTCTTGTGGTGTACAAGCAAAACTGCCGAAACTGGTAATCACAAAATTTAATGGTTCCCATATGGATTGGCCACGATTTTGGGGACAATTCTCGGAGAACATTGACAAGACAAGCGTCGCGCCGATCACCAAATTTACTTATTTACGAGAGTTGGTTACCCCCCAGGTTAGCCGGACGATCGAAGCCTTACCTTTCACTGCAGAGGGGTATAACCGCGCGAAGAGCATACTAAAGGAGAAATTCGGCAAGGACTCGGAAATAATCAAGGCCTACACAAAGGAGATATTTGAACTGCCTATCGTGACCGGTACAAATCCCAAAGCTATAAGCGACTTTAGCGAGAAACTAACCTATTGCGTGCAGGCTTTACAAACGTTAAACAAGCTAGAGCAAGTGAACGGAGCTACTCTGATGACCCTTGACAAATTGCCTGGAATTCGTGGGGACCTTGTGCGTACGGATCCGGAATGGGAAAAATGGGACTTCGTGAAACTCAGTGAGGCTGTCCGTTTGTGGACAAGAAGGAATCCTATCGACACGAAGTCACATGAGAGAGATTTGGGTGAGCGGCGAAATCAGAAGTGGGATCGATCACGCAAGCTCTACCAAGCACGTGGGCAAGACTTCAAACGCAGAGAATGCGTTTACTGTGGGGATGTGAGTCACAAACCATCGAACTGCCAAAAGATTACTAAAATCGAAGAAAGAAGAGCAACACTAGCGCAGAAGAATTTATGCTTTAATTGTACCGCACCCAACCATCGCGCCGCGGAATGCTTCAGCAAAGCTACGTGTCAACATTGCAAAAAACGACATCACACATCAATATGCGACGGTAACCTTACGCCCAAAGATGGAACGAAGGATAAAAATACCCTGATGACAGCAAGCGGAAGTAACGAAGGAATATTGCCGATAATCCCAATCAAAGTTGACGGGATAAGATGCCGCGCGCTGATCGACACTGGGGCCGGAAGTTCTTACCCTTCAGGAAAGCTAATAGATCTACTTAAGAAGAAACCCTGTCAAACTAAAACAAGACGAGTGGACATGCTTATAAGTTCCCAAGTAACAAAGCTAGAAGTGTACGATACACTAGTTGAATCATTGGACGGGGATTTCAGCATGAGTGTCAAACTTACTAAGGTTCACAAAGGAGAACTGTTAACTGTTGATAATCCGCACTATCAACAGTTAATCGACAACTACAGTCATTTGCGAGGAATTACGATTGACGACTTGGACCCAAAGGAAGAACTTCCTGTGCACGTGGTACTAGGGAGTGGTGAATATGCACGAatcaaaacagaaacaaagccgCACATTGGCAAAGATGGAGAACCAATAGCTGAGAAAACGAAGCTGGGGTGGTTCATAATGTCGCCCGGACAAGAATTCGACTGTAATCGCATGATGTTAACTCAAACCAGTCAAACTGATTATGAAGAACTTTGTCGTATGGATGTCTTAGGTTTGGCGGATTCTTCAGAGCACGATCAACTAGCGGTCTACCGCGAGTTCAAGGAACAGCTGGTGAGGAACCAAGAGGGATGGTACGAGACAGGTCTACCATGGCGTGGAAATCACCCCCCGTTACCCTCTAACGAGCAAGGAAGTCTTCGCCGTCTAACTGGCCTGAGCAAGAAACTCGAGCGTCATGGCTTGACAGCTGAGTACGATCAAATCATTCGAGAACAGAAGCAACAAAGAATCATTGAAGACTGCCCTCTTGAGCCTACGGGAACTGAATTCTACATTCCCCACAAGCCTGTAATACGCGAGGAAGCTACAAGCACTAAACTACGAGTAGTGTACGACGCCTCAGCCAGAGCTCACGCGTGCGCTCCATCTTTGAACGAATGTTTATACTCAGGCCCTCCGCTACAAAACAAGTTATGGGACGTCTTGGTTCGACAACAGTTTCACCCTGTGGCGATATTCGGCGACATCCAGAAAGCCTTCTTGCAGATACGAATCAAGGAAAATGAGCGTGACGCACTTCGTTTCCACTGGCGAATGAACGAACACTCAAATTTAGAGACTTACAGATTCACACGTGCTTTATTCGGTTTGACTTGCTCGCCTTTCCTCCTAGGGGGATTCATCGAACAGCATTTACAGTCATGGGAGAGTGAATTGCCGGAAGTTGTTGCTGCACTACGCAAGAGCTTATACGTGGACGATCTACTCAATGGTGGTCAGACCGTTGAAGAAGCCCGAAAACGTAAGAGCACTGCTATTGAGATATTTGATGATGCAAAGTTTGTACTACACAAATGGAACTCCAACGTGGCCGAATTAGAAGAAACACATGACCGAGAAAATGGGGACGGCGAGCTATCGTTCGCCAAGCAGCAGTTAGGTGCGCAGATGAGCGAATCCAAGGTACTTGGGTTACCATGGAATAAGCAATTGGATACACTGACCGTGACCTTTCCTCTAGACAAAATACCATCAACCAAGAGAGAAGTGCTCAAGAAATTAGCTAAAGTCTATGACCCTCTGGGTTTGACATCACCACTTAAGTTGCAAGGGAAGTTGATTTACCGAGACATCTGCAACCAGAAATTGCCATGGGACGCGCAACTCACTACAAACCTTACTGAGAGAGTGAAGAAGTGGGAACAGACCCTACCGACTGGTGTGACGGTGCCACGCCCTGTGATGAACTATAGAGAACCTGTTCTAAGTTTGGAGCTACACGCCTTTCGCGATGCAAGCACACAGGGAGTAGGTGCTGCCGTTTACACTGTAGTACAACAATCAAGTGGAACTACCCAACGCCTGGTAGCAGCCAGAGCCCGGCTAGCCAAACAGGGACTTACAGTGCCCCGCCTGGAGTTGGTCTCTGCCCACATGGCAACAAATCTGGTGGTTAATTTACTGAACGCGTTAAATGACCTACCCAGCCAGAGAGTCTATGCCTGGTTAGACAGCACAGTCGCCTTGCACTGGATTCGCGGCAGCGGAGAGTATAAGCAGTTCGTGAGCAACCGAGTTGAGAAGATTCGCCAGCGTCCTGAGATCGAATGGAGACATGTACCAACACGGGATAACCCAGCCGACTTAGCAAGTAGAGGAGGAGGAATTACTAGTCTATGGCTCAATGGGCCTGAATGGCTTTCCAACAAGGAAAATTGGCCCCCCAATCCAGTGACGTCCGCATCAGTAGCAACAGAGGAAGAAGCTAAGGTGATCAGGGAAGTACTCAAAACCAGCCTAACTAAAGAATCTGCCGATGTCATGGATCAGCTACTGGAGATGCACGACCTCCGCCGCGCTCTGCGAGTGAATACCTGGGTTGCAAGATTCATACATAACTGTAGAGGAAGACAGAAACTATCAGGTCCCTTGTCGAAGTCTGAGATCGACAACGTGAAACGAAGATGGATACTACTAGTTCAGCAGCGGGATAAACTACAGCCTCACTTCGAACAGACACAGAAGGCGCTTAACTTGCAGACCAATGCCAGTGGCCTACTGGTATGCCATGGACGAATTCAAGAAAATACCCAGTTTACTTGCCGATAA
- the LOC138046299 gene encoding uncharacterized protein, whose product MAAVREQYWIPKLRSLVKSVRSECYGCRRFTATPITAPAPGPLPEDRTGVGAAFEVVGVDFAGPIRYKQSKKSEKKAYLTIFSCSLSRAVHLELLPSLETDKFIACLKRFIACRGRPRVVYSDNGGTFIKTSKWLRQLRKDERLQGLLDECEINWKFNLSRAPWWGGQFERLIGVVKSAMYKVIGGGTLTWDELSEVLLDVETQINRRPLSYVEDDVELPILTPSSFLFQRTNQIPEQDTWRIRDPDLRKRAKYLKTCKDNL is encoded by the coding sequence ATGGCAGCAGTCAGAGAACAGTACTGGATCCCCAAACTACGAAGCCTTGTCAAGTCTGTGCGAAGTGAGTGCTATGGATGTAGGAGGTTCACGGCTACGCCTATTACTGCCCCAGCACCAGGACCACTCCCCGAAGATCGCACTGGCGTTGGAGCGGCATTTGAAGTTGTTGGGGTGGATTTCGCTGGACCCATCAGGTACAAACAAAGCAAGAAGAGTGAGAAGAAGGCCTATTTAACCATTTTCAGCTGCAGCCTGTCTAGGGCCGTTCATCTTGAATTACTTCCAAGTCTAGAGACCGACAAATTCATCGCCTGTTTGAAGCGGTTCATAGCTTGCCGAGGCAGACCACGAGTGGTTTATTCAGACAATGGGGGCACCTTTATTAAAACCAGCAAGTGGCTTCGTCAGCTACGCAAGGACGAGCGCCTCCAAGGTCTCCTCGATGAGTGTGAAATCAATTGGAAGTTCAACTTAAGCCGCGCCCCGTGGTGGGGTGGGCAGTTCGAGCGCTTAATCGGAGTTGTAAAGTCAGCCATGTATAAGGTCATTGGGGGAGGTACACTAACCTGGGACGAACTCAGTGAGGTACTGCTCGATGTGGAGACACAGATAAATCGACGGCCATTGAGTTACGTCGAGGACGACGTAGAATTGCCAATCCTCACCCCCTCAAGTTTCCTGTTCCAGCGCACCAACCAGATACCAGAACAAGACACGTGGCGAATTAGAGACCCAGACCTCAGAAAACGCGCAAAATACTTGAAGACCTGCAAGGACAACCTTTGA